One window from the genome of Deltaproteobacteria bacterium encodes:
- the atpB gene encoding F0F1 ATP synthase subunit A, with the protein MEAPTILDFFVKMTHLPHYLVFTWFIMFIIIVFSLIVRLTLKLMPSGFQNVVESIIEMLYSFVEDILGKHTKKHFPLIATLALFIFFANIVELIPGFVPPTSSWNTTIAMALIVFVYYQYLGIKTHGIKYIKHFMGPIWWLTPLMVPVEVIGHFARILSLSVRLFGNIMGDDLLLVIVFFLMPVLVPLPIMALVLLAAVIQAFIFPLLSTLYIADVISGGE; encoded by the coding sequence GTGGAAGCACCAACGATACTGGATTTTTTTGTTAAGATGACTCATTTGCCGCATTATCTGGTTTTTACCTGGTTTATAATGTTTATTATTATAGTGTTTTCTTTAATTGTTCGTTTGACTTTAAAACTTATGCCCTCAGGTTTTCAAAATGTAGTGGAAAGCATAATAGAGATGTTGTACTCTTTTGTTGAGGATATATTGGGTAAGCATACCAAAAAACATTTTCCTCTTATTGCTACCTTGGCTTTGTTTATCTTTTTTGCCAATATTGTTGAACTTATTCCGGGTTTTGTTCCTCCTACCAGTAGCTGGAATACAACAATTGCTATGGCACTCATTGTGTTTGTTTATTATCAATATTTAGGTATAAAGACACATGGTATAAAGTATATTAAGCATTTTATGGGTCCTATATGGTGGCTTACGCCTTTGATGGTTCCTGTGGAAGTGATCGGTCATTTTGCTCGTATTCTCTCTCTTTCAGTGCGACTTTTTGGTAATATTATGGGCGATGATTTGCTGCTGGTAATTGTATTTTTTCTAATGCCAGTGCTTGTTCCTTTACCTATAATGGCATTGGTGCTTCTGGCAGCTGTTATTCAGGCATTTATTTTCCCGCTTCTTTCCACTTTATACATTGCCGATGTTATAAGTGGGGGTGAATAA
- a CDS encoding AtpZ/AtpI family protein yields MIYEKQSMPQGRYLKILKDNEKKKKFYRDLYTATTIGFSVVFSVLIGGAIGYFLDKWFPSLHPWLFFIFLFFGIVAGFENMYRGFKKLKNDNDKKT; encoded by the coding sequence ATGATATACGAAAAACAATCGATGCCTCAAGGGAGGTATTTAAAAATATTAAAAGATAACGAGAAAAAGAAGAAGTTTTATCGTGATTTATATACGGCGACAACGATAGGTTTTAGTGTTGTCTTTTCGGTGTTAATTGGAGGAGCTATAGGGTATTTTTTAGATAAATGGTTTCCCAGCTTACACCCCTGGCTGTTTTTTATTTTTCTTTTTTTTGGTATTGTGGCTGGTTTTGAAAATATGTACAGAGGTTTTAAAAAGCTGAAAAATGATAACGATAAAAAGACTTGA